From a region of the Onthophagus taurus isolate NC unplaced genomic scaffold, IU_Otau_3.0 ScKx7SY_25, whole genome shotgun sequence genome:
- the LOC139432538 gene encoding uncharacterized protein, whose product MSQDGFSQIDLTAPGFASSQESFLLNSFDINLLNISTVEKALDPNVQPNEQPMDPNVESNAQQDPSLLNVAGSANVDDKNVKRLSLRRNSGNREHWKKAAGVWVPSEKYREERREARARSRRSQRKYVSVEQATPSKVEMTQSKVVTENESDKSDDSLALMAVSQHCSNRKYLKATKASFSSSKASLAPVTNSNIPNTEIPSLSPKVHILRVDNIPANIPANIPATSDISDVSASLFSNAMCTAVETTKGEILAEINNLYQNFYKDLHAKVLQLQTSLRELSQFREGLASSCNNPLTISLDITIASLTCEIKKAECILSSFTTNSVNFPS is encoded by the coding sequence atgtctcaagacggttttagtcaaattgatttaactGCTCCCGGTTTCGCCAGCAGCCAGGAGTCATTCCTGTTAAACAGTTTTGACATAAACCTGTTGAACATATCGACTGTTGAAAAGGCGCTGGATCCAAACGTGCAGCCTAATGAGCAGCCGATGGATCCTAACGTGGAATCTAATGCGCAGCAAGATCCGTCGCTTCTGAACGTCGCAGGTTCCGCGAATGTCGACGATAAAAATGTGAAACGCCTTTCACTTCGTCGGAATTCGGGGAACCGTGAACATTGGAAGAAGGCTGCAGGTGTGTGGGTACCGTCAGAAAAGTATAGAGAGGAAAGAAGGGAGGCACGTGCTCGTTCGCGACGTAGCCAACGCAAGTATGTGTCAGTTGAACAAGCGACCCCGTCGAAGGTTGAAATGACACAGTCGAAAGTGGTTACCGAGAACGAGTCCGATAAATCCGACGACTCTCTTGCTTTAATGGCGGTATCACAACACTGTAGTAACCGGAAGTATCTTAAAGCTACTAAggcttctttttcttcttctaaagcttCATTGGCTCCCGTTACTAACTCAAATATCCCTAACACCGAAATTCCTTCGTTAAGCCCGAAAGTACACATCTTAAGGGTTGACAATATTCCTGCTAATATTCCTGCTAATATTCCTGCTACTTCAGATATTTCCGATGTGTCTGCCAGCCTTTTTTCAAACGCAATGTGTACAGCAGTAGAAACAACCAAAGGGGAGATTTTGgccgaaattaataatttgtatcaaaatttttataaagaccTTCATGCAAAGGTTCTTCAATTGCAGACCTCTTTGAGAGAACTTTCACAGTTTAGAGAAGGGCTGGCATCGAGCTGTAACAACCCTTTAACAATATCGCTCGACATCACCATAGCATCATTAACCtgtgaaattaaaaaggcTGAATGTATTTTATCTAGTTTCACTACTAATAGCGTAAACTTCCCTTCCTAG
- the LOC139432534 gene encoding uncharacterized protein, with protein sequence MKNFNTKFKVITSITFEEIYDKMIRDIIKQSEDFQEQGSGWAFFSVSHLLLNVNKFQPIPGSSYIRLPSEIINKKACINIKNNDNACFAWCLTAALHPAQISKVRTSSYPHYSQVLNLEGITFPVHLKDISKIETLNNLSINVYELVFDSINYTYNVEGPIHFTKNRRDTHVNLLYLFNNGIGHFVLIKNLSRLISKHIANHNGAIRLCDGCLTRFSSADKLSRHQQYDCNHITTILPSKNLKSIPNFMGNLMPENILEFNNYKNTQMVPFVIYADFESILKPIEHCVPDFSKSFTEKVDIHQPYSFAYYIVSTVDGTCCKFETYTGLDCPKVFILKLMEDVRYIYHKYIKYVKPMTPLTVEEQVAFEATNICHICKTPFGEDVVKVHDHCHITGKYRGPAHVVCNLNFKIPKFIPVFLHNFSCYDAHLFVKEMADIEDVNGIDVLPNNKEKYISFSKSVLVDQIQNQSRFENRFMKLRFFGFISIYGILTRFIVE encoded by the coding sequence ATGAAGAAtttcaatacaaaatttaaagtaattacGTCTATAACCTTCGAGGAAATTTACGATAAGATGATTAGAGATATTATAAAACAGAGTGAGGATTTCCAGGAGCAAGGGTCTGGATGGGCTTTCTTCTCCGTATCACACCTTTTGCTTAACGTTAACAAATTCCAACCAATACCTGGATCATCATATATTCGTTTACCTtcggaaattattaataaaaaagccTGTATCAATATAAAGAATAATGATAACGCTTGTTTTGCATGGTGTTTGACGGCGGCTCTTCATCCCGCTCAAATAAGTAAGGTTCGTACTTCAAGCTATCCTCATTACTCTCAAGTGCTAAATTTAGAAGGTATAACGTTTCCCGTTCATTTAAAAGATATATCcaaaatagaaactttaaataatttaagtattaaCGTTTACGAATTAGTTTTTGATTCCATTAATTATACCTACAATGTGGAAGGACCCattcattttactaaaaatagaCGAGATACACATgtgaatttattatatttatttaataatggaATAGggcattttgttttaatcaaaaatttatcacgACTTATTTCTAAGCATATAGCAAATCATAACGGCGCAATACGTCTTTGCGACGGGTGTTTAACTCGGTTTTCATCTGCCGACAAATTATCTAGACATCAACAATACGATTGCAACCATATAACGACCATTTTACCATcgaagaatttaaaatcaataccCAATTTTATGGGAAATTTAATGCcggaaaatattttggaatttaataattataaaaatactcaAATGGTTCCATTTGTTATTTACGctgattttgaatcaattttaaaaccaatCGAGCATTGTGTACCCGATTTCTCCAAGTCTTTTACAGAAAAAGTTGACATACATCAACCATACAGTTTTGCATACTATATCGTTTCTACTGTAGATGGTACTTGTTGTAAATTTGAAACCTATACCGGCCTCGACTGTCCCaaagttttcattttaaaattaatggaagATGTTAGATAtatttatcacaaatatataaaatatgtaaaaccCATGACCCCCTTAACTGTTGAAGAACAAGTTGCATTTGAAGCAACAAACATTTGTCACATCTGTAAAACACCTTTTGGAGAAGATGTAGTTAAGGTGCATGATCATTGTCATATAACTGGTAAATATAGGGGCCCAGCCCATGTTGTATGTAatcttaactttaaaattcccAAATTTATCCCTGTATTCCTACATAATTTCAGCTGTTATGATGcacatttatttgttaaagAGATGGCTGACATTGAGGATGTCAATGGTATTGATGTTTTacctaataataaagaaaaatatataagtttCAGTAAAAGCGTGCTAGTTGATCAGATACAGAATCAATCCCGTTTTGAAAATCGGTTCATGAAATTACGTTTTTTTGGATTCATTTCGATTTATGGCATCCTCACTCGATTCATTGTCGAGTAA
- the LOC139432544 gene encoding uncharacterized protein: MSILSVSDKLEFDNSLVRLQYHNHLPYSSNSFNNSDEIRIAIQQQDIYTLPSQSFIYVQGKLLKGDGTVDKDAKLTVNPVAHMFSEIRFECGGNVIDRVRNPGIASTLKNLCSLTRSEYYHSSNAGFEYLNIKINETTGDFDFCVPLKYFLGFAEDYNKILINLRQELVLVRSNSDNNVIECPTPNMKIIINKIVWKVPHVSVADVERLKLLEHIEQGIELYMGFRSFDLHEYPSLPKSKQHSWTIKTSTQLEKPRYLILGFQTNRKDDAKVSASLFDHCNLTDMKVFLNSEKYPYEPLHLNFKTGQIAVLYEMYCNFAKSYYDRELAEPMFNRDTFLANTPIIVIDCSRQNDILNVGTVDIRIEFETSEDIPNNTTLYCLILHDRVFKYVPLTGMINQI, translated from the coding sequence atgagcATCTTAAGCGTTTCGGACAAGCTTGAATTTGATAATTCACTTGTGAGGCTTCAGTATCATAATCATTTACCTTACTCATCAAATTCGTTTAACAATAGTGATGAAATACGTATTGCAATCCAACAACAGGACATTTACACTTTACCAAGCCAATCGTTTATTTACGTACAAGGGAAACTATTGAAAGGTGATGGAACCGTTGATAAAGATGCAAAATTAACAGTAAATCCAGTCGCTCATATGTTTAGTGAAATACGATTTGAATGTGGAGGTAATGTAATTGATAGAGTTAGAAATCCAGGAATAGCTAgcacattaaaaaatctttgttcGTTAACAAGGTCTGAATACTATCATTCTTCTAACGCTggttttgaatatttaaacattaagaTAAATGAAACTACAggtgattttgatttttgtgttCCCTTGAAATACTTTCTTGGTTTTGCTGAAGACTATAATAAAATCCTGATAAATCTACGTCAAGAATTGGTGTTAGTACGCAGTAATTCAGATAATAATGTCATTGAATGTCCTACACCTAATAtgaagattattattaataaaattgtgtgGAAGGTACCACACGTGTCGGTGGCTGATGTAGAACGATTGAAACTTTTAGAGCATATAGAACAAGGAATTGAATTATATATGGGATTTCGTTCATTTGATTTACATGAGTATCCATCATTACCAAAAAGTAAACAGCACTCATGGACAATTAAAACATCTACACAATTGGAAAAACCTCGTTACTTAATATTAGGATTTCAAACCAATAGAAAAGATGATGCAAAAGTTTCAGCATCTCTATTTGATCATTGTAATTTAACAGATATGAAAGTGTTCTTAAATAGTGAAAAATATCCCTATGAAccattacatttaaattttaaaactggtCAAATTGCAGTTTTATATGAAATGTATTGTAACTTTGCAAAGTCCTATTACGATCGAGAGCTTGCAGAACCAATGTTTAACAGAGACACATTTTTAGCAAATACACCGATTATTGTTATTGATTGTTCACgacaaaatgatattttaaatgttggaACCGTTGATATTCGCATTGAATTTGAAACGAGCGAAGATATACCTAATAATACTACCCTTTACTGTTTAATCTTGCATGATCGTGTTTTCAAATATGTTCCTCTAACTGGTATGATTAATCAAATATAG
- the LOC139432545 gene encoding uncharacterized protein codes for MDSKQLTRKLIKTRENVKKKLDKLKAMKHRSEHLLQEQYKVVTTPLQKIISSIKHPIKVKKEEEDEELKSDEVKEEEEFKTVTPAKRRKRVSKAVQASRLSELNQQQQQQQQQQQQAPQSPTISILSDDDVFATYHKLQQQQ; via the coding sequence ATGGACTCAAAACAATTAACACGAAAGCTTATTAAAACTagagaaaatgtgaaaaagaaattagataaattaaaagcaaTGAAACATAGATCTGAACATTTACTTCAAGAACAATATAAAGTAGTAACAACacctttacaaaaaataatttcctcAATTAAACATCCTATTAAAGTTAAGAAGGAGGAGGAGGATGAAGAGCTTAAATCCGATGaagttaaagaagaagaagaatttaaaacagtAACACctgcaaaaagaagaaaaagagtaTCAAAAGCAGTACAAGCATCACGTCTATCAGAACTTaaccaacaacaacaacaacaacaacaacaacaacaacaagcgCCTCAATCACCaacaatatcaatattaaGCGATGATGATGTTTTTGCAACATACCACAAACTGCAGCAGCAGCAGTAG